From one Lysinibacillus sp. G4S2 genomic stretch:
- a CDS encoding CsxC family protein, which translates to MSNQCDPIQSCPVTSTQQIPLTPATTTLVPTPVTLPTLKIPVVLAEPTLQIVVESDITLTPAATEIKRVKKNVFLNQVKLVPVRFTRIDGTDFFRVTRAKLFVAGHIRKNIEYASIACNGALQDRIADVQFSGFADLTFPQTPGGPTPIIGISEFAEANFLNETTQMDARLDKAFFQNLVKYNEQPFGELVAANFFELDFSPIMTAPEGTFNTLREKIVLDLTVKVLQVQQLQIPVANVITPNLLGLTPPVSPTPVIHPTESC; encoded by the coding sequence TTGAGTAATCAATGTGATCCAATCCAATCTTGTCCAGTAACATCAACACAACAAATACCATTAACTCCTGCAACTACTACACTAGTTCCTACACCAGTAACGCTTCCAACTCTTAAAATTCCAGTTGTACTTGCAGAACCAACACTTCAAATAGTTGTGGAGTCAGATATTACTCTTACTCCTGCAGCAACTGAAATCAAAAGAGTGAAAAAAAATGTATTCCTAAATCAAGTTAAATTAGTACCGGTTAGATTTACACGTATTGATGGCACTGACTTTTTCAGAGTAACAAGAGCTAAATTATTTGTAGCGGGACATATTCGCAAAAATATAGAATATGCTTCAATAGCATGTAACGGGGCACTCCAAGATAGAATTGCTGATGTTCAGTTTTCTGGTTTTGCAGACCTTACTTTCCCACAAACACCAGGGGGTCCTACTCCAATCATAGGAATTTCTGAGTTTGCCGAAGCGAACTTTCTTAATGAAACTACGCAAATGGATGCTCGATTGGATAAGGCTTTCTTCCAAAATCTCGTTAAATACAATGAACAACCATTTGGCGAATTAGTAGCTGCAAACTTCTTTGAACTTGATTTTTCACCAATTATGACAGCACCAGAAGGCACTTTCAACACATTACGTGAGAAAATCGTACTAGATCTTACTGTAAAAGTATTGCAAGTTCAACAACTTCAAATTCCAGTTGCTAATGTAATAACTCCTAATCTTTTAGGACTTACTCCTCCAGTTAGTCCTACTCCTGTTATTCATCCTACTGAATCTTGTTAA
- a CDS encoding CsxC family protein, translating to MSNHLDPIQSCPVTSTQQIPLTPATTTLVPTPVTLPTLKIPVVLAEPTLQIVVESDITLTPAATEIKRVKKNVFLNQVKLVPVRFTRIDGTDFFRVTRAKLFVAGHIRKNIEYASIACNGALQDRIADVQFSGFADLTFPQTPGGPTPIIGISEFAEANFLNETTQMDARLDKAFFQNLVKYNEQPFGELVAANFFELDFSPIMTAPEGTFNTLREKIVLDLTVKVLQVQQIQIPVANVITPNLLGLTPPVSP from the coding sequence TTGAGTAATCACTTAGATCCAATCCAATCTTGTCCAGTAACATCGACACAACAAATACCATTAACTCCTGCTACTACTACACTAGTTCCTACACCGGTAACGCTTCCAACTCTTAAAATTCCAGTTGTACTTGCAGAACCAACACTTCAAATAGTTGTGGAGTCAGATATTACTCTTACTCCTGCAGCAACTGAAATCAAAAGAGTGAAAAAAAATGTATTCCTAAATCAAGTTAAATTAGTACCGGTTAGATTTACACGTATTGATGGCACTGACTTTTTCAGAGTAACAAGAGCTAAATTATTTGTAGCGGGACATATTCGCAAAAATATAGAATATGCTTCAATAGCATGTAACGGGGCACTCCAAGATAGAATTGCTGATGTTCAGTTTTCTGGTTTTGCAGACCTTACTTTCCCACAAACACCAGGGGGTCCTACTCCAATCATAGGAATTTCTGAGTTTGCCGAAGCGAACTTCCTTAATGAAACTACGCAAATGGATGCTCGATTGGATAAGGCTTTCTTCCAAAATCTCGTTAAATACAATGAACAACCATTTGGCGAATTAGTAGCTGCAAACTTCTTTGAACTTGATTTTTCACCAATTATGACAGCACCAGAAGGCACTTTCAACACATTACGTGAAAAAATCGTACTAGATCTTACTGTAAAAGTATTGCAAGTTCAACAAATTCAAATTCCAGTTGCTAATGTAATAACTCCTAATCTTTTAGGACTTACTCCTCCAGTTAGTCCATAA